GACTTTGCTCGCAGCGATCAGTCAAATCCTACTCCACATGATTATCGAGAATGTTGGTCGAAGTTTGAAAGGCGATTAATCCGCGGACTTGGATTCGCAGCCATCTCGGATATCACCTCCAATTCGATGAACTCCGGCTGGACCGTAAGGAACCAATCGATCTTAGGTGATTACGAATCAAGTGTCGTAGCGTCGGAAGTCCCGCTAGAGTTGGTTTATTTTCGCAAAAAGGTAGATGTCCAGCTTTCTTTTCTTTTTCGTGAAGTTCAGTCGCTACGGTTGTCCGATGCAGACTTCCGCAAAGCGTTCGGAGAATCGATACACCGCCGCTTTGGTGTTGAATTGAAAGTTTTGGCTGAAGCCGAAATGATTAAGCTAAGCGGAGATCAAATAGAACTGACTGAATCTGGTTCGTACCACGTACCACTCATCCAGGAAATTCTCGCGTATGAACGTCAAAACGAACTTGTTGCCAACCGAATATGTCGCATGAAATAGCCTAACTCATGAGACTATTTCGTCGAGTTGCAATAGCATTTCAAGACTCCGTCGTGTGGTCCGTTTCATCGCTCTCGTGTGCTAGTCGTCCTTTCAGAAGCGTTATAAGCGATTCGACTGATTCGTCTTTAAAAACTTCGTCTGGTGGTATTATTACCCCCAAGCTTTCCTCCAAACCGATCACAAAGTCCATCGACAGAAGTGAATCAAATTGCACTTCCGATAGCGTTCGAGAAGGTTCATTTTCGTAAAAGGTAATGTTTGAATTTGCTTCAGCAATTCGACGCAGAGTGGCGAGAATTGCGTTACGTATAACTTGCGGGGAAGCCATAGATCTGTTCCTGAATTTATCCTAACCAACTGTACGATTATACTAGCGTCAGTGCAGGAGATGAGTTCTGACCTGAACTACTTCGACTTTAAAGTAGCTTACCATGCCGTTTGATGAAATACGCGGCCTTACCTACTTTCCCGTTTCCTAGGCCCTATCAAAACACCCTGTCAACCCATCGTTTTCAAGTACTTTTGAATGAACGCCCATTTGAGCATTCCGAGGAAGTGTCTTGCTCGCTTCTCGAAGTGGGTTAGGATGC
This window of the Blastopirellula marina genome carries:
- a CDS encoding acyl carrier protein, which codes for MASPQVIRNAILATLRRIAEANSNITFYENEPSRTLSEVQFDSLLSMDFVIGLEESLGVIIPPDEVFKDESVESLITLLKGRLAHESDETDHTTES